Genomic DNA from Deinococcota bacterium:
TCGGCCTCGAGCGCCTCCTCACCGGCTTCGTCCACAACTTAGCGGCGCTCTTGCTGGCCACCTCTGTCAGCCTCTCCTTTTACCAGGTGATCACCCGCTTCGTCTTCGGCCACCCCTCGGTGTGGTCCGAGGTGGCGGCGCGCTCGATCATGATCTGGTTCGTCTTTTTGGGCTGCGCGGCGGCCTTTCGGATGGGCGCCATGATCGCGGTCGAACTCGTCTACCGGCTCTTGCCGCGCCGCCTCTTGGTGCCGGTCTACAGCGTGGTGACGCTCTTGACGTTCCTCGCCCTAGTGATCCTAGCCTGGCAGGGC
This window encodes:
- a CDS encoding TRAP transporter small permease, which produces GLERLLTGFVHNLAALLLATSVSLSFYQVITRFVFGHPSVWSEVAARSIMIWFVFLGCAAAFRMGAMIAVELVYRLLPRRLLVPVYSVVTLLTFLALVILAWQGYKMTLRVQLQALAGIWISIAWVYAAIPVGAAFCIVAVLARFVEVVRDPERLLFSETVAETA